In Schistocerca serialis cubense isolate TAMUIC-IGC-003099 chromosome 8, iqSchSeri2.2, whole genome shotgun sequence, one genomic interval encodes:
- the LOC126416762 gene encoding ornithine decarboxylase 1-like produces the protein MKLSNLDERIHVMDAGANVWNIIKDIAESGVQEEAFYVCDIGDIMKKHKEWKLKMPRVQPYYAVKCNDSLTILEVLAALGTSFDCASKAEINKVLSIGVDPSRIIFANPAKPASHIRHAAAVGVDLMTFDNECELHKIKSLFPTAKLVIRIRCDATVAQCQLGMKFGCDPEADAPRLMQIAHLLGLEIVGVSFHVGSGCQDPPVFRRAIAAARNLFELGATLGFSMNLLDLGGGYPGIKGSYIDKIAEVINNALEEFFPDPEVHIIAEPGRYYVASAYTLATNVHSKRELINHEDGSITSVMYYINDGVYGSFNCLLYDHMEVTPIPLNAAGRKIRQCSVWGPTCDGLDQIVERTLLPELEVGDWIVFENMGAYTLPVASPFNGFPVPKVHTVIDDHNWLLLKDLHPMTEEHFVIGSTPANLHLGLDIDGRGNIDEWEEVAMPLAAPDVVANNPVPPASAGPAFLYELVEVGPVS, from the exons ATGAAGCTGAGCAACCTTGATGAACGAATCCATGTTATGGATGCAGGTGCAAATGTCTGGAACATCATCAAAGACATCGCTGAATCAGGA GTCCAGGAGGAAGCATTTTATGTCTGTGACATAGGAGATATAATGAAGAAACACAAAGAATGGAAACTTAAAATGCCAAGAGTTCAGCCATACTATG CGGTGAAGTGCAACGACAGTCTGACTATACTGGAAGTTCTGGCTGCACTTGGTACTTCCTTTGATTGTGCTTCAAAG GCTGAAATCAACAAGGTTCTGTCCATTGGTGTGGATCCGAGCCGCATAATCTTTGCAAATCCAGCGAAACCAGCCTCTCACATTAGACATGCAGCAGCTGTAGGTGTTGATCTTATGACCTTTGACAATGAATGTGAACTCCACAAGATAAAAAGCCTGTTTCCCACAGCAAA ATTGGTGATACGCATCAGATGTGATGCAACTGTTGCTCAGTGTCAACTGGGTATGAAGTTTGGTTGTGATCCCGAAGCTGATGCACCTCGTCTGATGCAGATTGCACACTTGCTGGGATTAGAAATTGTGGGAGTAAGTTTCCATGTTGGTTCTGGATGTCAAGATCCACCTGTTTTTCGCAGAGCTATTGCTGCTGCCCGCAACCTTTTTGAGCTCGGTGCAACTTTAGGTTTCTCCATGAATTTGCTGGATCTCGGTGGTGGTTATCCTGGCATCAAGGGTTCCTACATAGACAAG ATTGCAGAAGTGATAAATAATGCTCTCGAAGAATTCTTTCCTGATCCTGAAGTTCACATTATAGCAGAACCAGGACGTTACTATGTTGCATCAGCGTACACACTTGCCACAAATGTCCATTCCAAGAGAGAACTTATTAATCATGAGGACGGATCCATCACATCAGTCATGTACTATATTAATGATGGTGTTTATGGCAGTTTTAATTGCCTGCTGTATGACCATATGGAAGTAACACCAATACCTCTTAAT GCTGCTGGGCGGAAAATACGTCAATGTTCTGTGTGGGGACCAACATGTGATGGTCTGGATCAAATAGTTGAACGCACCTTATTGCcagagctggaagtgggagactggaTTGTATTTGAAAACATGGGTGCCTATACACTACCTGTGGCATCTCCATTCAATGGATTCCCAGTGCCCAAGGTGCACACTGTGATTGACGATCACAATTG GTTGCTGCTGAAAGACCTGCACCCAATGACAGAAGAGCATTTCGTGATAGGCAGCACACCAGCAAATCTCCACCTGGGGCTAGACATAGATGGGCGTGGCAACATAGATGAATGGGAGGAAGTTGCTATGCCTCTTGCAGCTCCTGATGTGGTTGCAAATAATCCTGTTCCACCTGCATCTGCAGGACCAGCATTTTTATATGAGTTAGTTGAGGTTGGACCTGTCAGTTAG